In Tistrella mobilis, the genomic window GAGCCCTATATCGGGGGTATGTCGGCCTTCCTGGTGGAGCTGGAGCGTCGCGGCCTGCGCAATGTCCGGGTGCTGGGCGATGATGCGGCAAAGCTGCTCGATGCCCTGCCCGATGCCTCGCTTGCCCGCGTTTATCTGCTGTTTTCCGACCCCTGGCCCAAGCGTCGCCACAATAAGCGCCGCTTCATCCAGACGGAGACGGTCGCAGGTCTCGCCCGGGTGATCCGGCCGGGCGGCCGGCTGATCGCAGCCACCGACCACACCGATCTTTGTGCCTGGACGCTTGCTCATGTTCGCGCCCATCCCGATTTCGTCTGGGAGGCCCGCCGGCCGGGCGACTGGCAGCGGCGGCCGGAAGGCCAGATCGAGACCCGCTATGAGGCGAAGGCCCGCGCTGCCGGGCGCGTGCCGGTGTTCATGAGTTTCCAGCGCTCTTGACCGTATCGCAGGGCGGATCTGCAACCGCTGCGCATCCCCGGGGCGGTATGCTGTGGATAAACCCCTTGCGGTTCCGCGACATATGCGTATATTGACCAGCGTCCGCGATTGCGGACCGCCGGCGATCCCGCCAGCGCCCAAGCCGACGAGCCATCCGCCCCGGTGAGGGAGTGGCAGGGTCCGTCAGGACGAGGGCCCGCCGGTGGTCGCGGTCACATGCAGCTTCCGCCGGGTGGGCCTTGCAAGCCCGCCTTTTTTTATTGTGCCGCGTCGGACCGCCGCCCCGAGAGGGTTCGCGAGTCGCCCCGCCACCGGAGGAGCGCATGGACGTCGTTCGTCGTATCACGGAGTTGA contains:
- a CDS encoding tRNA (guanosine(46)-N(7))-methyltransferase TrmB, which gives rise to MTSADDTRTTGTETAADAAGESMGRRHFGRRVGRPLKAGRSRAMEETLPELAIDLPEPGTQLDPARLFDRPMREIAVEIGFGGGEHLIARAEAEPDTGFIGCEPYIGGMSAFLVELERRGLRNVRVLGDDAAKLLDALPDASLARVYLLFSDPWPKRRHNKRRFIQTETVAGLARVIRPGGRLIAATDHTDLCAWTLAHVRAHPDFVWEARRPGDWQRRPEGQIETRYEAKARAAGRVPVFMSFQRS